One part of the Anopheles merus strain MAF chromosome 3L, AmerM5.1, whole genome shotgun sequence genome encodes these proteins:
- the LOC121599004 gene encoding spermine oxidase-like → MMQPELPSPYTTNEQLIPPFNHGPKAYVDVLILGAGIAGLGAARQLRNSGKSFAILEAQSVPGGRISTKALKKHHTSGKGGHCQLVEAGAQWLHGRQNELHEMAKRNGLLREETSEEGLGEFLRDDGFRIDDQLVKRVDFIVGQILEQCEEFAARAAGPERDGTAAYPASLEAFLRDQFRKRTEKDFSAEQRVLAQQLLDWHCRFQIIDNSCLHVSDISAKLWGSYSFNGESCQAHINMRYGFQALVSCLIEEIGAEKIVYNKAICEIRWLDGRGKVIVKCTDGTIYCCQHLIVTFSLGVLKDTMDQLFQPNLPASYSRSIRSIGYGTIDKIFLQFEEPWWGKAEGIQLVWRDELRKDSHWTRFISGFDVLSPGPPNTLLGWIGSYGALEMEALNDEQIVSDCVFILEKFTKKKVPKPVNYYCTRWNSNRYIRGSYSYTSVNCDHEQNFMSNLTETLVCNQYDKLGEESRKKTQCQPQSTPTRAGSTGTSTSTTSGHSTSSSNSSNTLTNVQPSSTQRGSNTPTKVTTVQMAADSLATTASNSSPSAPAGTPAKTKPPVAGSANVSVKPSATIHFAGEACHERYFSTVHGAYLSGMEQAKKILLLDQQQ, encoded by the exons ATGATGCAGCCGGAATTGCCCTCCCCATACACCACGAACGAACA GCTGATACCACCGTTCAACCACGGGCCGAAGGCGTACGTGGACGTGCTGATCCTTGGCGCCGGCATTGCCGGGCTGGGTGCCGCCAGGCAGCTGCGCAACTCGGGCAAAAGCTTCGCCATCCTCGAGGCACAGTCCGTGCCGGGCGGGCGCATCAGCACGAAGGCGCTGAAAAAGCATCACACCAGCGGCAAGGGCGGCCACTGTCAGCTGGTGGAAGCGGGCGCCCAGTGGCTGCACGGCCGGCAGAACGAGCTGCACGAGATGGCGAAGCGCAACGGGCTGCTGCGCGAGGAAACGTCCGAGGAGGGGTTGGGCGAGTTTCTGCGCGACGACGGCTTCCGGATAGACGACCAGCTGGTGAAGCGGGTCGACTTCATCGTGGGCCAGATACTGGAGCAGTGCGAAGAGTTTGCGGCCCGGGCGGCGGGCCCCGAGCGGGACGGCACGGCGGCGTATCCGGCCTCGCTGGAGGCTTTTCTGCGCGACCAGTTCCGCAAGCGGACGGAGAAGGACTTTAGCGCGGAGCAGAGGGTGCTGGCGCAGCAGCTGCTCGACTGGCACTGCCGGTTTCAGATCATCGACAACTCGTGCCTGCACGTGTCGGACATTTCGGCCAAGCTGTGGGGCAGCTACTCGTTCAATGGGGAAAGCTGCCAGGCGCACATCAACATGCGGTACGGCTTTCAGGCCCTGGTGAGCTGCCTGATCGAGGAGATCGGCGCGGAGAAGATCGTGTACAACAAGGCGATCTGCGAGATACGCTGGCTGGACGGGCGGGGCAAGGTGATCGTCAAGTGTACGGATGGGACGATCTACTGCTGCCAGCACCTGATCGTGACGTTCTCGCTGGGCGTGCTGAAGGACACGATGGACCAACTGTTTCAGCCGAACCTGCCGGCCAGCTACAGCCGATCGATACGGAGCATCGGGTACGGGACGATCGACAAAATCTTCCTCCAGTTCGAGGAACCGTGGTGGGGCAAAGCGGAAGGCATTCAGCTGGTGTGGCGGGACGAGCTGCGCAAGGATTCGCACTGGACGCGGTTCATCTCGGGGTTCGATGTGCTCAGCCCGGGCCCGCCCAATACGCTGCTGGGCTGGATCGGCAGCTACGGCGCGCTCGAGATGGAGGCACTGAACGACGAGCAGATCGTGAGCGATTGTGTGTTCATTTTGGAGAAGTTTACCAAGAAGAAAGTACCTAAACCTGTCAATTATTACTG CACTAGATGGAATTCCAACCGCTACATCCGTGGGTCGTACAGCTACACCTCGGTCAACTGTGACCACGAGCAGAACTTTATGTCTAACCTGACGGAAACGCTCGTATGCAATCAGTACGACAAGTTGGGAGAGGAATCGCGCAAAAAGACCCAGTGCCAGCCACAGTCCACGCCAACACGCGCTGGAAGCACGGGCACGTCGACGAGCACCACAAGTGGCCAcagcacgagcagcagcaacagcagcaacacactGACCAACGTCCAGCCAAGCTCAACGCAACGGGGCAGCAACACACCGACCAAGGTAACGACGGTTCAGATGGCAGCCGATTCTCTAGCAACCACTGCGTCGAACAGCTCGCCTTCGGCCCCGGCCGGTACGCCAGCGAAAACGAAACCGCCGGTCGCGGGAAGCGCCAACGTGAGTGTAAAGCCGAGTGCAACCATACATTTCGCCGGGGAAGCTTGCCACGAACGCTACTTCTCGACCGTTCACGGCGCGTACCTGTCGGGGATGGAGCAGGCCAAGAAGATACTGTTGCTTGACCAGCAACAGTAG
- the LOC121598244 gene encoding spermine oxidase-like gives MNPRIVIIGAGAAGVAAATRLIERGYKNLKILEAENRIGGRIHTVPFGANVVDLGAQWCHGEKGNVCYELGSKYNVFDSNSARYERFVLTRSNGEQIPKERSEKLLGLIWSILETHKHELTGYRGSLGSFIMGKFRALLETPEYADVNDETAYQVLEFFHKFENSIEASDSWFDTSGPGYLHYWECDGDLLLNWRDKGYRTVLEILMKRHPLPTAAEAINLEDYTHFNKTVANINWTAGPDSLVSVRCTDNSVYDADHVICTISLGVLKERYQSLFTPDLPPIKRNAIQGLTIGTVNKLFLEFEKPFWAAGWQGLSLIWNQADLEEVRKMPDSWMEDVFGFYIVDYQPNVLCGWISGKNARRMERASDEEVRRACMFLLRKFMKGCTVPEPVRFQRTSWYSNPNFRGSYTFRSMTTDLLNTSASHLAIPLTNSCGMPVVQFAGEATHDHYYSTVHGAVETGWREASRLIDLYDRKAHL, from the exons ATGAACCCGcgcatcgtcatcatcgggGCCGGTGCGGCCGGTGTGGCCGCTGCGACGCGGCTCATCGAGCGGGGCTACAAGAATCTGAAGATACTCGAGGCGGAAAATCGCATCGGGGGCCGCATCCACACCGTACCGTTCGGGGCGAACGTTGTTGACCTGGGCGCACaatg GTGCCACGGTGAGAAGGGAAACGTGTGCTACGAGCTCGGCTCGAAGTACAACGTGTTCGACTCGAACAGTGCCCGGTACGAGCGGTTCGTGCTGACGCGCTCGAACGGCGAACAGATACCGAAGGAGCGGAGCGAAAAGCTGCTCGGCCTGATCTGGTCCATCCTGGAGACGCACAAGCACGAGCTGACCGGGTACCGCGGCTCGCTCGGATCGTTCATCATGGGCAAGTTCCGCGCGCTGCTCGAGACGCCCGAGTACGCGGACGTGAACGACGAGACGGCGTACCAGGTGCTGGAGTTTTTCCACAAGTTCGAAAACTCGATCGAAGCGTCGGACAGCTGGTTCGACACGTCCGGGCCGGGCTACCTGCACTACTGGGAGTGCGATGGGGATTTGCTGCTGAACTGGCGCGACAAGGGCTACCGGACGGTGCTGGAAATTTTGATG aAACGCCATCCACTCCCGACTGCAGCGGAGGCAATCAATCTGGAGGACTACACGCACTTCAACAAAACGGTCGCCAACATTAACTGGACCGCCGGGCCGGACAGCTTGGTGTCGGTGCGCTGTACCGACAACAGCGTGTACGATGCGGACCACGTGATCTGCACGATTTCGCTGGGCGTGCTGAAGGAACGCTACCAGTCGCTGTTCACGCCCGACCTGCCCCCGATCAAGCGGAACGCCATCCAGGGGCTGACGATCGGCACGGTGAACAAGCTGTTCCTGGAGTTCGAGAAGCCGTTCTGGGCGGCCGGGTGGCAGGGCCTGAGCCTGATCTGGAACCAGGCCGACCTGGAGgaggtgcgcaaaatgccggACAGCTGGATGGAGGACGTGTTCGGGTTTTACATCGTGGACTATCAGCCGAACGTGCTGTGCGGTTGGATTTCGGGCAAGAATGCGCGCCGCATGGAGCGGGCGAGCGATGAGGAGGTCCGCCGCGCGTGTATGTTTCTGCTGCGCAAGTTTATGAAGGGCTGTACCGTGCCGGAACCGGTCCGGTTTCAGCGTACCAGCTGGTACTCGAATCCGAACTTCCGCGGCTCGTACACGTTCCGGTCGATGACGACGGATCTGCTGAACACGTCCGCATCGCATCTGGCCATCCCGCTGACCAACTCGTGCGGCATGCCGGTGGTACAGTTTGCCGGCGAGGCGACGCACGATCACTACTACTCGACCGTGCACGGTGCGGTGGAGACGGGATGGCGCGAGGCCAGCCGTTTGATCGATCTTTACGATAG GAAGGCTCATCTGTAA